From the Lathyrus oleraceus cultivar Zhongwan6 chromosome 4, CAAS_Psat_ZW6_1.0, whole genome shotgun sequence genome, one window contains:
- the LOC127073322 gene encoding uncharacterized protein LOC127073322 isoform X1, producing MFHYHRLRTLLYTQTPKCHLLHRTTSFNPFSTATSDSTQQSFTVSYLINSFGLSPQEALKASKRLRFTTPEKPNSVIAFFKTHGFSNPQIQSIVLKAPTLLSSNPTKTILPKFQFLASKGASPSDIAATVARSPHFLGSSLKRIVPSFDLVRSFCPSDQKAITSIIVCPSSISDIRMKPNLQFLLDSGVTPSSIYRLLCSRPSVICSSDLRKAVEEIKGLGFDTSKYNFCVALLAKRAISKSQWDAKVDALKSWGCSEEVIFEAFKRQPNFMLRSPDKLNAVMRFWVEELGWDPSLLLAAPDLFGFSIEKRFIPRASVVKYLLSNGLMKKDASLVTPFYLSDELFLQRYVKRFEDEEASRLLKLYQVLTYILMYYGITTMLEFLTKNKCGIGEQESRNIFRMCE from the exons ATGTTTCATTATCACCGTCTCAGAACTCTCCTCTACACCCAAACCCCAAAATGTCACCTTCTTCACAGAACCACCTCTTTCAATCCCTTCTCCACCGCCACTTCAGATTCAACTCAACAATCCTTCACAGTTTCCTATCTCATCAACAGTTTCGGTTTATCTCCACAAGAAGCTCTCAAAGCTTCAAAACGACTTCGTTTCACCACCCCCGAAAAACCCAATTCCGTTATCGCCTTCTTCAAAACCCACGGTTTCTCTAATCCCCAAATCCAATCCATCGTTCTCAAAGCACCCACACTCTTATCATCCAACCCCACCAAAACCATTCTCCCAAAGTTTCAATTTTTAGCCTCCAAAGGTGCTTCTCCCTCTGACATAGCCGCCACCGTCGCCAGAAGCCCCCATTTCCTGGGTTCAAGCCTGAAACGCATTGTCCCTTCTTTTGATTTGGTAAGAAGTTTCTGCCCATCTGATCAAAAAGCTATTACTTCAATCATTGTTTGTCCCTCTTCCATTAGTGATATCCGCATGAAACCAAATCTTCAATTTTTGCTTGATTCCGGTGTCACTCCTTCAAGCATTTACCGTTTGCTTTGTTCTAGACCTTCTGTAATTTGTTCTAGTGATTTGAGAAAGGCTGTGGAGGAGATTAAGGGATTAGGGTTTGATACTTCCAAGTACAATTTTTGTGTGGCATTACTTGCCAAGAGGGCTATCTCTAAATCCCAATGGGATGCTAAAGTTGATGCCTTGAAGAGTTGGGGTTGTTCTGAAGAAGTGATTTTTGAGGCTTTTAAAAGACAGCCTAACTTTATGCTACGGTCGCCGGATAAACTCAACGCGGTGATGCGTTTTTGGGTCGAAGAGCTTGGTTGGGATCCTTCATTGCTATTGGCAGCACCGGATCTTTTCGGATTTAGTATAGAGAAAAGGTTTATTCCTAGGGCTTCTGTTGTTAAGTATCTTCTTTCCAATGGTTTGATGAAGAAGGATGCTAGCTTAGTTACACCATTTTATTTGTCTGACGAGTTGTTCCTGCAAAGGTATGTGAAACGGTTTGAGGATGAAGAAGCATCTAGGCTATTGAAGCTATATCAAG TTTTGACTTATATCCTCATGTATTATGGAATTACGACAATGCTTGAATTTCTGACAAAAAATAAGTGTGGAATTGGAGAGCAAGAAAGTAGAAATATTTTTAGAATGTGTGAGTAA
- the LOC127073322 gene encoding uncharacterized protein LOC127073322 isoform X3 — protein sequence MFHYHRLRTLLYTQTPKCHLLHRTTSFNPFSTATSDSTQQSFTVSYLINSFGLSPQEALKASKRLRFTTPEKPNSVIAFFKTHGFSNPQIQSIVLKAPTLLSSNPTKTILPKFQFLASKGASPSDIAATVARSPHFLGSSLKRIVPSFDLVRSFCPSDQKAITSIIVCPSSISDIRMKPNLQFLLDSGVTPSSIYRLLCSRPSVICSSDLRKAVEEIKGLGFDTSKYNFCVALLAKRAISKSQWDAKVDALKSWGCSEEVIFEAFKRQPNFMLRSPDKLNAVMRFWVEELGWDPSLLLAAPDLFGFSIEKRFIPRASVVKYLLSNGLMKKDASLVTPFYLSDELFLQRYVKRFEDEEASRLLKLYQGNEQ from the coding sequence ATGTTTCATTATCACCGTCTCAGAACTCTCCTCTACACCCAAACCCCAAAATGTCACCTTCTTCACAGAACCACCTCTTTCAATCCCTTCTCCACCGCCACTTCAGATTCAACTCAACAATCCTTCACAGTTTCCTATCTCATCAACAGTTTCGGTTTATCTCCACAAGAAGCTCTCAAAGCTTCAAAACGACTTCGTTTCACCACCCCCGAAAAACCCAATTCCGTTATCGCCTTCTTCAAAACCCACGGTTTCTCTAATCCCCAAATCCAATCCATCGTTCTCAAAGCACCCACACTCTTATCATCCAACCCCACCAAAACCATTCTCCCAAAGTTTCAATTTTTAGCCTCCAAAGGTGCTTCTCCCTCTGACATAGCCGCCACCGTCGCCAGAAGCCCCCATTTCCTGGGTTCAAGCCTGAAACGCATTGTCCCTTCTTTTGATTTGGTAAGAAGTTTCTGCCCATCTGATCAAAAAGCTATTACTTCAATCATTGTTTGTCCCTCTTCCATTAGTGATATCCGCATGAAACCAAATCTTCAATTTTTGCTTGATTCCGGTGTCACTCCTTCAAGCATTTACCGTTTGCTTTGTTCTAGACCTTCTGTAATTTGTTCTAGTGATTTGAGAAAGGCTGTGGAGGAGATTAAGGGATTAGGGTTTGATACTTCCAAGTACAATTTTTGTGTGGCATTACTTGCCAAGAGGGCTATCTCTAAATCCCAATGGGATGCTAAAGTTGATGCCTTGAAGAGTTGGGGTTGTTCTGAAGAAGTGATTTTTGAGGCTTTTAAAAGACAGCCTAACTTTATGCTACGGTCGCCGGATAAACTCAACGCGGTGATGCGTTTTTGGGTCGAAGAGCTTGGTTGGGATCCTTCATTGCTATTGGCAGCACCGGATCTTTTCGGATTTAGTATAGAGAAAAGGTTTATTCCTAGGGCTTCTGTTGTTAAGTATCTTCTTTCCAATGGTTTGATGAAGAAGGATGCTAGCTTAGTTACACCATTTTATTTGTCTGACGAGTTGTTCCTGCAAAGGTATGTGAAACGGTTTGAGGATGAAGAAGCATCTAGGCTATTGAAGCTATATCAAG
- the LOC127073322 gene encoding uncharacterized protein LOC127073322 isoform X2: MFHYHRLRTLLYTQTPKCHLLHRTTSFNPFSTATSDSTQQSFTVSYLINSFGLSPQEALKASKRLRFTTPEKPNSVIAFFKTHGFSNPQIQSIVLKAPTLLSSNPTKTILPKFQFLASKGASPSDIAATVARSPHFLGSSLKRIVPSFDLVRSFCPSDQKAITSIIVCPSSISDIRMKPNLQFLLDSGVTPSSIYRLLCSRPSVICSSDLRKAVEEIKGLGFDTSKYNFCVALLAKRAISKSQWDAKVDALKSWGCSEEVIFEAFKRQPNFMLRSPDKLNAVMRFWVEELGWDPSLLLAAPDLFGFSIEKRFIPRASVVKYLLSNGLMKKDASLVTPFYLSDELFLQRYVKRFEDEEASRLLKLYQEYQYRTWQPFSFSSRRLIDF, encoded by the exons ATGTTTCATTATCACCGTCTCAGAACTCTCCTCTACACCCAAACCCCAAAATGTCACCTTCTTCACAGAACCACCTCTTTCAATCCCTTCTCCACCGCCACTTCAGATTCAACTCAACAATCCTTCACAGTTTCCTATCTCATCAACAGTTTCGGTTTATCTCCACAAGAAGCTCTCAAAGCTTCAAAACGACTTCGTTTCACCACCCCCGAAAAACCCAATTCCGTTATCGCCTTCTTCAAAACCCACGGTTTCTCTAATCCCCAAATCCAATCCATCGTTCTCAAAGCACCCACACTCTTATCATCCAACCCCACCAAAACCATTCTCCCAAAGTTTCAATTTTTAGCCTCCAAAGGTGCTTCTCCCTCTGACATAGCCGCCACCGTCGCCAGAAGCCCCCATTTCCTGGGTTCAAGCCTGAAACGCATTGTCCCTTCTTTTGATTTGGTAAGAAGTTTCTGCCCATCTGATCAAAAAGCTATTACTTCAATCATTGTTTGTCCCTCTTCCATTAGTGATATCCGCATGAAACCAAATCTTCAATTTTTGCTTGATTCCGGTGTCACTCCTTCAAGCATTTACCGTTTGCTTTGTTCTAGACCTTCTGTAATTTGTTCTAGTGATTTGAGAAAGGCTGTGGAGGAGATTAAGGGATTAGGGTTTGATACTTCCAAGTACAATTTTTGTGTGGCATTACTTGCCAAGAGGGCTATCTCTAAATCCCAATGGGATGCTAAAGTTGATGCCTTGAAGAGTTGGGGTTGTTCTGAAGAAGTGATTTTTGAGGCTTTTAAAAGACAGCCTAACTTTATGCTACGGTCGCCGGATAAACTCAACGCGGTGATGCGTTTTTGGGTCGAAGAGCTTGGTTGGGATCCTTCATTGCTATTGGCAGCACCGGATCTTTTCGGATTTAGTATAGAGAAAAGGTTTATTCCTAGGGCTTCTGTTGTTAAGTATCTTCTTTCCAATGGTTTGATGAAGAAGGATGCTAGCTTAGTTACACCATTTTATTTGTCTGACGAGTTGTTCCTGCAAAGGTATGTGAAACGGTTTGAGGATGAAGAAGCATCTAGGCTATTGAAGCTATATCAAG AATATCAATATAGGACCTGGCAACCATTTTCCTTTAGTTCTAGAAGATTAATAGACTTTTGA